Proteins encoded within one genomic window of Choristoneura fumiferana chromosome 28, NRCan_CFum_1, whole genome shotgun sequence:
- the LOC141443693 gene encoding uncharacterized protein: MALLSASVGGLRKLSGICEEYAFAHGLKYNTVKSEFLVFKSGTKCPSKVPPIRLNGESLKRVNRFKYLGHIVTEDMKDDEDIDRERRALSIRINMMARRFARCSRTVKITLFRAYCMTFYTSSLWVKYSKRAYSALRVQYNNALRALLRLPRFCSASSMFAEARVDCFHATMRKRAASMARRARDSGNRLLAVVAERLDGPFMRHWHSLHAPVPPFIRDM, from the coding sequence ATGGCATTGCTGAGTGCGTCAGTCGGTGGTCTCCGTAAATTGTCGGGTATTTGTGAGGAGTACGCTTTTGCCCATGGATTAAAATATAACACGGTTAAAAgtgaatttttagtttttaaatcagGGACAAAATGTCCATCCAAAGTCCCGCCCATCAGACTGAATGGTGAATCTTTAAAAAGGGTGAATCGCTTCAAGTACTTGGGTCACATCGTTACCGAGGACATGAAGGACGACGAAGATATAGACAGAGAGCGGAGAGCGTTGTCGATAAGAATCAATATGATGGCTCGCAGGTTCGCTCGCTGTTCTCGTACTgtcaaaattacattatttagaGCCTATTGCATGACATTCTATACGAGCAGCCTGTGGGTTAAATATAGCAAGAGAGCGTACAGCGCTCTCCGCGTTCAATACAATAACGCGCTTAGAGCCTTGTTGCGGCTGCCCCGGTTCTGCAGTGCGTCGAGCATGTTCGCCGAAGCGCGCGTGGACTGCTTCCACGCTACGATGCGCAAGCGAGCGGCCTCGATGGCGCGCAGAGCGCGGGACAGCGGCAACCGGCTGCTGGCGGTGGTGGCCGAGCGGCTTGACGGCCCTTTCATGAGGCACTGGCATTCGTTGCACGCTCCTGTGCCTCCTTTTATACGTGACATGTga